In Geopsychrobacter electrodiphilus DSM 16401, a single window of DNA contains:
- a CDS encoding sigma-54 interaction domain-containing protein, producing MTLSLKEALGADALGDVEEIFDATSTGLWLCDATPRLLWINRAVESLNDIKREDVCGRTVEELQGRGNYDQSVTKKVLIGREPVAIIQTVRSGRSLLVNGVPIFGDDGEIRYVVGTERDVTELNMLREELEKKQQLNRKIQSELLMMKMRELKSHEIVAESEEMKRVLETAFRVADFDTTILATGPSGVGKSLIAQVIHDSSRRKDKPFLSLNCGALPQTLVDAELFGYVGGAFTGAQKGGKPGLIEAADGGTLFLDEIDAFPLEVQVKLLTFLDTRRFIRVGATKFQQVDIRLLAATNKDLETLVRQGLFREDLWFRLNIVQIDIPPLAERRADIPLLATNILENLRKRYGVRRTLSPRVMELLCNYDFPGNVREINNILERAFVLCRGEQIRIGDLPAEIRDKGQVKRLPGSQVTLKEAVTEVERAWLERASMKFSRQVDMADYLGISQPSVVRLIKKHGLKL from the coding sequence ATGACACTATCCCTGAAAGAGGCGCTGGGTGCAGATGCGCTTGGAGACGTTGAAGAAATTTTTGATGCTACCAGTACTGGGTTATGGCTTTGTGACGCGACTCCGCGTCTGCTATGGATCAATCGAGCAGTCGAGAGTCTGAATGACATCAAGCGAGAAGACGTTTGCGGCAGGACCGTCGAAGAATTGCAGGGCCGGGGTAATTACGATCAATCCGTCACCAAGAAGGTGCTGATCGGACGTGAGCCGGTGGCAATTATTCAGACAGTTCGCTCTGGGAGATCCCTGTTGGTTAACGGTGTCCCGATCTTCGGTGATGATGGCGAAATCCGTTATGTTGTAGGCACTGAGAGGGACGTGACTGAGCTTAATATGTTGCGAGAAGAGCTGGAGAAAAAACAGCAACTTAATCGTAAAATCCAGTCAGAGTTGTTGATGATGAAGATGCGCGAACTCAAGAGCCATGAAATCGTTGCAGAGAGCGAAGAGATGAAGCGAGTTTTGGAAACTGCTTTTCGGGTCGCTGATTTCGACACCACGATTCTGGCAACCGGGCCGTCTGGTGTGGGTAAGAGTCTCATTGCCCAGGTCATCCACGATAGCTCCAGGCGCAAAGATAAACCGTTCTTATCGCTCAACTGTGGCGCGCTCCCACAGACGCTGGTTGATGCCGAACTCTTCGGTTATGTCGGCGGGGCTTTTACCGGGGCCCAAAAAGGAGGCAAGCCGGGACTGATTGAGGCCGCGGACGGCGGGACATTATTTCTCGACGAGATTGATGCCTTCCCCCTTGAGGTGCAGGTTAAGCTGCTGACATTCCTCGACACGCGACGTTTTATCCGCGTTGGCGCGACCAAATTCCAGCAGGTTGACATCCGCCTGCTGGCAGCTACTAACAAGGATTTGGAGACTCTGGTTCGTCAAGGACTTTTCCGCGAGGATTTGTGGTTTCGCTTAAATATTGTACAGATTGACATTCCGCCACTCGCTGAGCGCCGCGCCGATATTCCCCTCCTGGCGACCAATATCCTCGAAAATCTGCGAAAGCGTTACGGTGTGCGTCGAACCCTGTCGCCGCGTGTGATGGAATTGCTGTGCAATTATGATTTCCCCGGCAACGTGCGTGAAATTAACAATATTCTCGAACGGGCCTTTGTGCTTTGTCGCGGAGAGCAAATCAGGATTGGTGATCTGCCTGCCGAGATTCGTGACAAGGGACAGGTAAAGAGGCTTCCGGGCAGTCAAGTGACATTGAAGGAGGCGGTTACAGAGGTCGAGAGGGCTTGGCTTGAAAGAGCCTCAATGAAATTTTCCCGACAGGTAGACATGGCAGACTATCTTGGCATTTCGCAGCCATCAGTCGTGAGGTTGATCAAGAAGCATGGGTTGAAGTTGTAA
- a CDS encoding HPF/RaiA family ribosome-associated protein, producing the protein MTIQIQINTDRNIDGNEALAAYVRGETEQALSRFRDHITRMEVHLSDENSDKKKGKDGLRCVMEARLQGRQPVVATHQTTTLEQAVNGAAEKLSRLIESTIGRSRDQRGHGADPQPYGLDEPENDDEE; encoded by the coding sequence ATCACCATTCAGATTCAAATAAATACCGACCGTAACATCGATGGTAACGAAGCGCTGGCAGCCTATGTCAGAGGCGAAACCGAACAGGCCCTGAGCCGGTTCAGGGATCATATCACCCGGATGGAAGTCCATCTGAGTGATGAGAACAGCGACAAAAAAAAGGGCAAAGACGGGCTGCGCTGCGTTATGGAAGCCCGACTCCAGGGGCGTCAGCCCGTTGTGGCCACTCATCAGACCACAACACTGGAACAGGCCGTCAACGGCGCAGCAGAAAAGTTATCCCGATTGATTGAGAGCACTATTGGACGGTCGCGAGATCAACGGGGCCACGGGGCTGATCCGCAGCCTTACGGGCTGGATGAACCGGAGAATGATGACGAAGAGTGA
- a CDS encoding ATP-binding protein — MMNLKPEVIAQLERVLGSVEMLLPKMSKPVDWANCYAANWRRHSFSGYLERVKVTDTTRLDQLLGVEEQKKTMINNTRQFLKGLPANNALLWGSRGTGKSSIVKALLHEYAAEGLRVIQVEKEDLIYIAEIFAAVEDQPYRFIMLCDDLTFEMGELSYKMLKSALDGSVYSAPENVLIYVTSNRRYLLPEYEGDHLGGKYVKGELQQSEIQEEKSSLSDRFGLWVPFHVFSQERYVEAVKLCIERFAQQLGRDIPMTKEVELAAIKWSHDKTKRCGRTAFQFSKNWVGKYLLK; from the coding sequence ATGATGAATCTCAAACCCGAAGTGATTGCCCAGCTTGAGCGTGTGCTCGGTTCGGTTGAAATGCTGCTCCCCAAAATGTCCAAGCCGGTCGACTGGGCTAACTGTTACGCGGCCAACTGGCGTCGCCACTCCTTTTCCGGCTATCTCGAACGGGTCAAGGTCACCGACACGACCCGCCTCGATCAACTGCTCGGCGTCGAAGAGCAGAAAAAAACCATGATCAATAACACCCGTCAGTTTCTTAAGGGCTTACCGGCCAACAACGCCCTGCTCTGGGGTTCGCGCGGCACGGGCAAATCATCCATCGTCAAGGCCTTGCTCCACGAATACGCCGCCGAAGGCCTGCGTGTGATCCAGGTCGAAAAGGAAGATCTGATCTATATCGCCGAAATTTTCGCGGCGGTCGAGGATCAACCCTACCGCTTCATCATGCTCTGTGACGATCTGACCTTCGAGATGGGCGAGCTCTCCTACAAAATGCTCAAGAGCGCCCTCGACGGCTCGGTCTATTCGGCGCCGGAGAACGTACTGATCTACGTCACCAGCAACCGCCGCTACCTGCTCCCCGAATACGAAGGGGACCATCTGGGCGGCAAGTATGTGAAGGGAGAGTTGCAGCAGAGTGAGATTCAGGAAGAGAAGAGTTCACTCTCGGACCGTTTCGGGCTCTGGGTGCCGTTTCATGTCTTTTCGCAGGAGCGTTATGTCGAAGCGGTCAAACTGTGTATCGAGCGCTTTGCCCAACAACTCGGTCGTGACATCCCGATGACCAAAGAGGTCGAACTGGCCGCGATCAAATGGTCGCACGACAAAACCAAACGCTGCGGCCGCACCGCCTTCCAGTTCAGCAAGAACTGGGTCGGCAAGTATCTTTTGAAATAG
- a CDS encoding rhodanese-like domain-containing protein — translation MTIETLIKQRKTKTPPVIIDVRSGPEYRNGHIPGALHLPSSRLILSRSQLPDDKTAQLVITCEHGPRASVAKSLLALFGYHNCELLEGHMHRYRQKGLSLEK, via the coding sequence ATGACTATCGAAACCCTGATCAAACAGCGTAAAACCAAAACCCCGCCAGTGATTATCGACGTACGCAGTGGCCCGGAATATCGTAACGGCCACATCCCGGGGGCCCTGCATCTGCCAAGCTCAAGACTGATTCTTAGCCGCAGCCAGCTGCCGGACGATAAAACCGCCCAGCTGGTGATCACCTGCGAACATGGTCCGCGCGCCAGTGTAGCCAAGAGCCTGCTCGCTCTGTTCGGCTATCACAACTGCGAACTGCTCGAGGGGCACATGCACCGCTATCGGCAGAAAGGGCTTTCCCTCGAGAAGTAG
- the ylqF gene encoding ribosome biogenesis GTPase YlqF: MKIDWYPGHMKKARELILDLVKNIDLIVEILDARLPQSSANPVLQELRGRRPFIRVLNKDDLADPTVTKAWKNYFEQEEGVKALPLSAKNRSASSSLQNLCRRMVPHRCKPGRPIRVMIVGIPNVGKSTMINTLAGKKMARVGDKPAITTCHQLIDLRNGILLSDTPGLLWPNLEERGGAQRLAISGAIGENAYDQGEIALYALKWLVATYPQLLIKRYKLDDLSGEPADLLATIGSKRGCLISGGEVDFRRSADLLLRDLRGGQLGRLSLETPPLAEAPAA, translated from the coding sequence ATGAAGATCGACTGGTATCCGGGGCACATGAAGAAGGCACGCGAGCTGATCCTCGATCTGGTCAAGAACATTGACCTGATCGTTGAGATCCTCGACGCACGCCTGCCGCAGAGCAGCGCCAACCCCGTACTGCAGGAACTGCGCGGAAGGCGGCCGTTTATCCGCGTGCTCAACAAGGATGACCTGGCTGACCCGACGGTGACCAAGGCGTGGAAAAATTATTTCGAACAAGAAGAGGGGGTCAAGGCCTTGCCGCTCTCCGCCAAAAATCGCAGCGCCTCCTCCAGTCTGCAAAATCTCTGTCGCCGCATGGTCCCGCATCGCTGCAAACCGGGCCGCCCGATCCGGGTTATGATCGTCGGCATCCCCAATGTCGGCAAGTCGACCATGATCAACACCCTGGCCGGAAAAAAAATGGCCCGTGTCGGCGACAAACCAGCGATCACCACCTGTCACCAGCTCATCGACCTGCGTAACGGTATTCTGCTCTCCGACACGCCAGGGCTTCTGTGGCCGAACCTGGAAGAGCGCGGCGGCGCGCAGCGCCTTGCGATCAGCGGCGCGATCGGCGAGAACGCCTATGATCAGGGGGAGATCGCCCTGTATGCCCTGAAATGGCTGGTCGCAACCTACCCCCAACTGCTGATCAAACGCTATAAACTCGATGACCTGAGCGGCGAACCGGCCGACTTATTGGCCACCATCGGCAGTAAACGCGGCTGCCTGATTTCCGGCGGTGAGGTTGATTTCCGGCGCTCCGCCGATCTGCTGCTGCGCGATCTGCGCGGCGGACAACTGGGCCGGCTCAGCCTAGAAACTCCCCCCCTGGCGGAAGCACCGGCCGCCTGA
- a CDS encoding universal stress protein: protein MNKPVMHIFRNTPFGRETLLQTAYLCRRMQLPLAVYLPEFKRFLMYFDPEVVQVDLDSSYLTDPATARDHISEILAFHQVEHTLVVPKGKTASDLPDLPIHFSLMTCPRSMSEDTRKIALGVIGSKVRRIVQSAHFPIFLPAPVFKPWTRLSVFYGGSDNAAGALRLALEINRRCNAPLQIFSQGDRIELKIQLIRQGFAETQIEAFDWQFLGDGDISSQLFSIPHDGLVMLGAYGKGSMRKLLFGSTMEKVQSGLPNSLMVVGPKCSWVKAVS, encoded by the coding sequence ATGAATAAACCAGTCATGCACATCTTTCGCAATACGCCGTTCGGTCGCGAAACCTTGCTCCAGACCGCCTATCTGTGTCGTCGAATGCAGCTGCCCCTTGCGGTATACCTGCCTGAATTTAAACGATTCCTGATGTATTTTGACCCCGAGGTGGTGCAGGTGGATCTGGATTCCAGTTACCTGACCGACCCCGCCACCGCCAGGGATCATATCAGCGAAATTCTGGCCTTCCATCAGGTGGAACATACCCTGGTGGTCCCGAAGGGGAAGACTGCCAGCGACCTGCCTGACCTGCCGATCCATTTCTCCCTGATGACCTGTCCGCGTTCGATGAGTGAAGACACGCGCAAGATCGCGCTGGGGGTGATCGGTTCCAAGGTGCGGCGGATTGTCCAGTCGGCACATTTTCCGATATTTCTACCGGCGCCGGTTTTTAAACCCTGGACGCGGCTTTCGGTCTTTTACGGCGGGTCGGACAATGCCGCCGGTGCCCTGCGCCTGGCGTTGGAGATAAACCGGAGGTGCAATGCGCCACTGCAAATTTTCAGTCAGGGAGACAGGATTGAACTCAAAATCCAGCTCATAAGGCAAGGGTTCGCCGAGACGCAGATTGAAGCCTTTGACTGGCAGTTTCTGGGGGATGGAGATATTTCCTCACAACTCTTCAGCATCCCCCACGATGGACTGGTGATGCTGGGCGCCTACGGTAAGGGCTCGATGCGTAAGCTCCTGTTCGGCAGCACAATGGAGAAGGTGCAGAGTGGCCTGCCGAACAGTTTGATGGTGGTGGGCCCGAAGTGCAGCTGGGTGAAAGCGGTGAGCTGA
- a CDS encoding sensor histidine kinase, translating into MRLTIRITAAVTLGIILVFSIYSYLSIQRERQQLKKNLSREARNLGESLLFIVTDLRESRGEEVAIAFLNRRNLLSPSLQARWVWTDAPAGSPQSPLVPEPDLSPLQNGEPLSLLVSSEDGHDFLLTYLPSRDSKGRLGAIEVRESMDELHGYVQESLRRSAMVVGAAVASALLLMTLLGSLWINRPVRRLREQAERIGTGDFSAPLNLGGRDELGKLADTIDQMRGQLAAAKEADEESTRERIEALEKLRHTERLATLGRLSAGMAHEIGTPLNVISGRAKLIAQEALSPQETVHSAKIIGEQTERMTHIMRQLLDYARRGEILKQQVDVSELLRVVSEMLHPTAQKQRIEIELNLPQEALMVKADPGQLQQVLLNLAINGIQSMGKGGRLKIDLSRHPEDKNLVQIDICDQGCGIAAQDLPHIFDPFFTTKEVGQGTGLGLSIAQGIVIEHGGKIEIDSTPGEGTCFHLSLPQNLQDQING; encoded by the coding sequence ATGCGCTTAACCATCCGCATCACCGCTGCTGTGACCCTCGGGATTATTCTGGTCTTCTCAATTTACAGCTACCTGTCGATTCAACGCGAGCGGCAACAACTTAAAAAAAACCTTAGTCGCGAGGCCCGCAACCTGGGTGAATCGCTGCTCTTTATCGTTACTGATCTCAGAGAGTCCCGTGGCGAAGAGGTGGCGATCGCCTTTCTGAACCGCCGCAATCTGCTCAGCCCCAGCCTTCAGGCCCGCTGGGTCTGGACCGACGCCCCGGCGGGCAGCCCTCAAAGCCCCCTGGTCCCGGAACCGGATCTTTCGCCACTCCAAAATGGAGAACCTCTGTCGCTACTCGTCTCCTCCGAAGATGGCCACGATTTTTTACTGACCTATCTCCCGTCGCGTGACAGCAAGGGCCGACTCGGTGCCATCGAAGTCCGCGAATCGATGGATGAGCTTCACGGTTACGTCCAGGAGAGCCTGCGCCGCTCAGCCATGGTGGTCGGTGCGGCGGTTGCTTCGGCCCTGCTGCTGATGACCCTCCTCGGCAGCCTGTGGATTAACCGTCCGGTGCGCCGGTTGCGAGAACAGGCCGAGCGGATCGGTACCGGTGATTTTTCGGCGCCACTCAATCTGGGTGGCCGCGACGAGCTCGGCAAGCTGGCGGATACGATTGATCAGATGCGCGGTCAACTCGCGGCGGCCAAAGAGGCTGATGAAGAGTCAACCCGCGAGCGGATTGAGGCCCTGGAAAAGTTGCGCCATACCGAGCGTCTGGCGACTTTGGGCCGTTTGTCTGCGGGGATGGCGCATGAGATCGGGACGCCACTGAATGTCATTTCGGGACGGGCCAAGTTAATCGCCCAGGAGGCCCTCAGCCCGCAGGAGACTGTCCACTCGGCAAAAATCATCGGTGAGCAGACTGAGCGGATGACCCATATCATGCGCCAGTTGCTCGATTATGCCCGGCGCGGAGAGATCCTCAAGCAACAGGTTGATGTCTCTGAGCTGCTCCGCGTGGTCAGTGAAATGCTCCATCCGACGGCACAGAAACAACGGATCGAGATCGAACTGAATCTGCCCCAGGAGGCGTTGATGGTCAAAGCCGACCCCGGCCAACTCCAGCAGGTGCTGCTCAATCTGGCGATAAACGGTATCCAGTCCATGGGCAAGGGCGGCCGCTTGAAGATCGACCTGTCACGCCACCCTGAGGATAAAAATCTGGTCCAGATCGACATCTGCGATCAGGGGTGCGGGATTGCGGCGCAGGACCTGCCGCATATTTTCGACCCCTTCTTCACCACCAAGGAAGTCGGCCAGGGGACGGGCCTCGGGCTGTCAATCGCTCAGGGGATTGTCATTGAACATGGGGGCAAGATCGAAATCGACAGTACTCCCGGAGAAGGGACATGTTTCCACCTGAGCCTGCCACAGAATCTGCAGGATCAAATTAATGGTTGA
- a CDS encoding sigma-54-dependent transcriptional regulator, which translates to MVETQARILIIEDDQAFLDLLRETLTRRGYQTDCVTRTADADQQMQRIDYDLILTDINIPGETGTDFCARLQQTLPDLPVLVMTAFGSLETAIEALRAGAYDFITKPVDLDLLGISLERALQHRRLTRQVRLLEEQVKKADATQELIGNSPALIKLREQISRLAPVNTSVMISGESGTGKELVARALHHQSGRKGRFIAINCAALPESLLESELFGHAKGAFTDAHLERRGLFVEADGGTLFLDEIAELPLALQPKLLRALEERRVRPLGGSIEIDCDVRILAASHRDLKEAVASGAFRDDLYYRLNVIELQLPPLADRGNDILLLASRFITELAPRFNKRVEGLSAPAAARLLSWKWPGNVRELRNVIERGLALCRHDQITLEDLPEPLQKQKGAPARPGAESQPTLAEVEARYLAQIMEETEGNRTLAAKILGIDRKTLYRKLNP; encoded by the coding sequence ATGGTTGAAACCCAAGCACGCATCCTGATTATTGAAGATGACCAGGCCTTTCTCGACCTGCTGCGTGAAACCCTCACCCGGCGGGGCTATCAGACAGACTGCGTGACGCGCACCGCTGACGCCGATCAGCAGATGCAGAGGATCGATTACGATCTGATTTTGACCGACATCAACATCCCGGGTGAAACCGGCACCGATTTTTGCGCACGCCTCCAACAGACCCTCCCCGACCTGCCGGTGCTGGTCATGACCGCTTTCGGCAGTCTGGAGACCGCCATCGAGGCCTTGCGTGCCGGCGCCTACGATTTCATCACCAAACCGGTCGATCTCGATCTGCTCGGGATCTCTCTGGAGCGCGCCCTGCAGCACCGACGACTGACCCGGCAGGTGCGGCTGCTCGAAGAGCAGGTGAAAAAAGCTGACGCAACACAGGAGTTAATCGGCAACAGCCCGGCCCTCATCAAACTGCGTGAACAGATCAGCCGGCTGGCGCCGGTGAACACCTCGGTCATGATCAGCGGCGAGAGTGGTACCGGTAAAGAGTTGGTGGCGCGCGCCCTGCACCACCAGAGTGGTCGCAAAGGGCGTTTTATCGCCATTAACTGCGCCGCCCTGCCAGAGTCCCTCCTTGAGAGCGAACTCTTTGGCCATGCCAAAGGGGCCTTTACCGATGCCCACCTGGAGCGTCGTGGGCTGTTTGTCGAGGCCGATGGCGGTACCCTCTTTCTTGACGAGATCGCCGAACTCCCCCTCGCACTGCAGCCAAAACTGCTGCGTGCCCTCGAAGAACGTCGGGTGCGCCCCTTAGGCGGAAGTATTGAAATCGACTGTGACGTTCGGATTCTTGCCGCCAGTCACCGCGACCTGAAAGAGGCTGTCGCTTCGGGGGCTTTTCGCGATGATCTCTACTACCGCCTCAATGTGATAGAGCTGCAGCTTCCCCCGCTTGCCGACCGCGGTAACGACATCCTGCTTTTGGCCAGCCGCTTTATTACCGAACTCGCCCCGCGTTTCAATAAAAGAGTCGAAGGCTTATCCGCTCCTGCGGCTGCTCGGCTGCTCAGCTGGAAGTGGCCAGGGAATGTGCGCGAACTGCGCAATGTCATCGAACGTGGGCTGGCGCTCTGTCGCCACGACCAGATTACTCTTGAAGATTTACCGGAACCATTGCAGAAACAGAAGGGAGCACCCGCCAGGCCGGGCGCTGAGTCACAGCCGACCCTGGCCGAGGTCGAGGCGAGGTACCTGGCTCAAATCATGGAAGAGACCGAGGGGAATCGTACTCTGGCCGCCAAAATCCTCGGCATTGACCGCAAGACCCTCTACCGTAAACTCAATCCATAA
- a CDS encoding response regulator has protein sequence MTQPKTTENQRPPCVLIAEDDQALRELLAFALHRAGFSVASCNNGLRLLEMLENGIDDASTAADIVITDLRMPALTGLEVLEALFERPGRPPVICMTAFGDPKTHQAAIRFGATHTIDKPFDIDEMIELVRAVHNYQNREKE, from the coding sequence GTGACCCAGCCGAAAACAACCGAAAACCAACGGCCGCCCTGCGTACTGATCGCTGAAGATGATCAGGCGTTGCGCGAGCTTCTGGCCTTCGCCCTGCATCGCGCCGGCTTCTCGGTTGCCAGTTGCAACAACGGACTCCGCCTGCTCGAAATGCTTGAAAACGGGATTGATGATGCCTCAACCGCTGCGGATATCGTCATTACCGACCTGCGCATGCCGGCCCTGACCGGTCTCGAGGTGCTCGAAGCGCTGTTCGAGCGCCCCGGTCGTCCCCCGGTGATCTGCATGACCGCTTTCGGCGATCCCAAAACCCATCAGGCAGCAATCCGCTTCGGCGCCACTCACACCATCGACAAACCCTTCGACATCGATGAGATGATCGAACTTGTTCGCGCCGTCCACAACTATCAAAACAGAGAGAAGGAGTAA
- a CDS encoding DegQ family serine endoprotease codes for MKMLTNKTLLFLLLTFTAASLMLPPNVRAQEAGLESLRQTGMAFREVAKKVSPAVVFIKVEKEIKAQPGGNPLNSPLGDEFFRRFFGQPPQQYPHQQPQQQRPPQHAIGQGSGFIISPDGYIMTNNHVVAGTDQVTVTLLDGREYKAKVIGTDPPTDVAIIKIDETDLPFLSFDDSDKLEVGDWVLAFGNPFGLSHTLTAGIVSAKGRSGMGLNEYENFIQTDAAINPGNSGGPLVDLDGKVVGMNTAIFSRSGGYMGIGFAIPINMAQRIREQLVKTGSVTRGRLGVMIQDMTPELAESFDLKHGEGILIAQVIENSPAAEAGLKQGDLILQLDGQKVGKMAAFRNKISFTPPGTKVKLLIRRDGKEQTLTAKIGTLETDKNGRPAATSKLSKLGLSLQELTSDLADKFGYTGQNGVLVTEVEPGSAAEHAGIKRGDLIQEVNRAEVKTPSEVRKAIENNRRSSILLLVRQGNATRYLALKLDE; via the coding sequence ATGAAAATGCTGACAAATAAAACCCTGCTGTTCCTGCTGCTCACCTTCACCGCGGCCAGCCTGATGCTGCCGCCGAATGTGCGGGCCCAGGAAGCGGGCCTTGAAAGCCTGCGTCAAACCGGTATGGCGTTTCGTGAAGTCGCCAAAAAGGTCTCTCCGGCGGTGGTCTTTATCAAGGTTGAGAAAGAGATCAAGGCCCAGCCGGGCGGTAATCCGCTGAACTCGCCCCTTGGTGACGAGTTCTTCCGCCGCTTCTTCGGCCAGCCACCCCAGCAATATCCCCATCAGCAACCCCAGCAGCAGCGGCCACCTCAGCATGCGATCGGCCAGGGGAGCGGCTTCATCATCTCACCTGACGGCTATATCATGACCAATAATCATGTGGTTGCGGGGACAGACCAGGTCACCGTCACCCTGCTCGACGGGCGCGAATACAAAGCCAAAGTCATCGGCACTGACCCGCCGACCGATGTCGCAATTATCAAGATTGATGAGACCGACCTCCCCTTTCTTAGCTTCGACGATTCCGATAAACTCGAGGTCGGTGACTGGGTTCTGGCCTTCGGCAACCCCTTCGGCCTCTCGCACACTCTCACCGCCGGGATTGTCAGTGCCAAGGGGCGCAGCGGCATGGGCTTAAATGAATATGAAAACTTTATCCAGACCGACGCGGCCATCAACCCCGGAAACTCGGGTGGTCCGCTGGTCGATCTCGACGGCAAGGTCGTCGGCATGAACACCGCCATCTTCAGCCGCAGCGGCGGTTATATGGGGATCGGCTTCGCCATCCCGATCAACATGGCCCAACGCATCCGCGAGCAGCTGGTCAAAACTGGTAGCGTCACCCGCGGGCGCCTCGGGGTCATGATTCAGGATATGACCCCGGAACTGGCAGAATCGTTCGACCTTAAACACGGCGAAGGAATTCTGATCGCACAGGTGATAGAAAATTCACCGGCAGCGGAGGCCGGGCTCAAGCAGGGCGACCTGATCCTGCAGCTCGACGGGCAAAAGGTCGGAAAGATGGCCGCTTTCCGCAACAAGATCTCCTTTACCCCCCCCGGCACCAAGGTCAAACTGCTGATCCGCCGAGACGGCAAGGAACAGACCCTGACGGCCAAGATAGGTACCCTCGAAACGGATAAAAACGGACGCCCGGCGGCAACCAGCAAGTTGTCAAAACTGGGGTTGAGCCTGCAGGAACTCACGAGTGACCTCGCCGATAAGTTTGGCTACACCGGCCAAAACGGAGTTCTTGTGACCGAGGTCGAACCCGGCTCCGCCGCCGAGCACGCCGGGATCAAACGCGGTGACCTGATCCAGGAAGTGAATCGCGCGGAAGTCAAGACCCCGAGCGAAGTGCGCAAGGCGATCGAAAATAATCGCCGCAGCTCTATCCTCCTGTTGGTCCGCCAGGGTAATGCGACACGCTATCTGGCCCTGAAACTCGACGAATAA
- a CDS encoding TrkH family potassium uptake protein, with product MTLIRARLRHLTPGQALLIYYAFAILLGGTLLSTPLASTGSPLSFLDALFTATSAQCVTGLAVVDTGTRLSLFGQVIVLLLIQTGGLGITTFSVYLFSYLGSGFSLHSRKLIEETLLPCPYASINELIRGIFILTFAIEGIGTLLLSIRLVPQLGWAMGLYSALFHSISAFCNAGFSLFPDSVIGFRGDPLVNLTLMFLIIAGGLGFLVLQEVLGMTRRTKGHRRRLSLHSRLVLVTTLILTLGGALLLWLIEVPSELHHLSPAEGFWTMLFQSVSARTAGFNSLDLNLLATPSLFLLIVLMFIGASPGSCGGGIKTTSLALLFAILKSRLRGENHTNIFRRTIPEELTTRVLTLVLLSILVCGIAIFALLAVQTYGLPASASRGSLLAYSFEAVSAFATVGLSLGVTSSLLPAGKLIIIGLMFIGRVGILTLAFAFAQRSRRASVVYSQEQIMIG from the coding sequence ATGACTCTTATTCGTGCGCGGCTCCGCCACCTCACTCCCGGCCAGGCCCTGCTCATCTACTATGCTTTTGCGATCCTGCTGGGCGGCACACTGCTCAGCACTCCTCTGGCCTCCACCGGCAGCCCGCTCTCTTTCCTGGACGCCCTCTTTACCGCTACCAGTGCCCAATGTGTCACCGGGCTCGCGGTAGTCGATACCGGTACACGTCTGAGCCTTTTTGGTCAAGTGATTGTGCTGCTCCTGATCCAGACCGGTGGGCTCGGCATTACAACCTTTTCGGTCTATCTCTTCTCGTATCTCGGCAGCGGCTTCAGCCTGCACAGCCGCAAACTGATCGAAGAGACTCTGCTCCCCTGCCCTTATGCGTCAATCAATGAACTGATCCGCGGCATCTTCATCCTGACCTTTGCCATCGAAGGGATCGGCACCCTGCTGCTTTCCATCCGTCTGGTGCCACAGCTCGGCTGGGCCATGGGGCTTTACAGTGCCCTCTTCCATTCGATATCGGCCTTCTGCAACGCAGGCTTTTCACTCTTCCCCGATAGCGTCATCGGTTTCCGGGGCGACCCGCTGGTCAATCTGACCCTGATGTTTCTGATTATTGCCGGCGGTCTCGGGTTTCTGGTCCTGCAGGAAGTTCTGGGGATGACCCGCCGCACCAAAGGGCATCGACGCCGTCTTTCGCTTCACAGCAGACTGGTGCTTGTGACCACGCTGATCCTGACTCTGGGGGGAGCGCTATTGCTCTGGCTGATAGAAGTACCCTCGGAACTGCATCATTTGAGTCCTGCTGAAGGGTTCTGGACCATGCTCTTTCAATCGGTGTCCGCCCGCACGGCCGGATTTAACAGCCTTGACCTGAATCTGCTTGCGACTCCCTCGCTCTTTCTGCTGATCGTCCTGATGTTCATCGGCGCCTCCCCTGGCTCCTGTGGCGGCGGGATCAAGACCACCAGTCTGGCCCTGCTCTTCGCCATCCTGAAGAGTCGCCTGCGCGGCGAGAATCACACCAATATCTTTCGTCGCACCATCCCCGAAGAGTTGACCACCCGGGTCCTGACGCTGGTGCTGCTCTCGATACTGGTCTGCGGCATCGCCATCTTTGCCCTGCTCGCGGTCCAGACCTACGGCCTGCCGGCCAGTGCAAGCCGCGGATCCTTATTGGCCTACAGCTTTGAAGCGGTCTCGGCCTTCGCCACCGTCGGGCTCTCCCTCGGGGTGACCTCCTCATTGCTCCCGGCTGGGAAACTGATCATTATCGGCCTGATGTTTATCGGCCGCGTCGGAATTTTAACCCTGGCCTTCGCCTTTGCCCAACGCTCGCGCCGGGCATCGGTCGTCTACAGCCAGGAACAGATCATGATAGGATGA